One window of the Petroclostridium xylanilyticum genome contains the following:
- a CDS encoding carbohydrate ABC transporter permease has product MDKRVNAKLEFNRLMEYPIAITTCLLALFFLSPYIYLLITSFKPATEVIASPPRLLPTIFSLENYRGMIEYLPIGKYFINSLIAAGISMFISVFLGSMAAYGFSRFSSNIGNYFLLFTLAVRIVPLISMAIPIYTVIKNINLVDTKLALILVYTAINIPFVIWMMIGFFDGIPKELDESARVDGCGRLSAFIRIILPISLPGLATTAIFSFMLSWNDFLFALLLTSTSSKTVPVGISEFLTAYNLDLGPMASAAIVFSMPVMLFSFLIQRYIVSGMTLGAVKG; this is encoded by the coding sequence ATGGACAAAAGAGTGAATGCAAAACTTGAATTTAATAGATTAATGGAGTATCCAATTGCAATTACTACATGCTTATTGGCTTTATTCTTTCTAAGTCCGTACATTTATCTATTGATTACATCATTTAAACCGGCAACGGAGGTAATTGCGTCTCCGCCAAGATTACTACCCACCATTTTTTCCTTAGAGAATTATAGAGGGATGATAGAATATTTGCCAATTGGCAAATATTTTATCAATAGTTTAATAGCTGCAGGGATTAGTATGTTTATAAGCGTATTTTTGGGATCGATGGCTGCATATGGATTTTCACGCTTTTCATCAAATATTGGCAATTACTTTTTACTTTTCACATTAGCTGTTAGAATTGTTCCATTAATTAGTATGGCTATTCCTATATATACAGTTATAAAAAATATTAACTTGGTAGATACAAAACTAGCGCTTATTCTTGTATATACTGCTATTAATATTCCTTTTGTTATTTGGATGATGATTGGATTTTTTGATGGAATACCAAAAGAACTTGATGAGTCGGCCAGAGTAGACGGATGCGGAAGATTAAGCGCATTTATTCGCATTATTTTGCCAATATCTTTGCCAGGTTTGGCGACTACTGCTATTTTTAGTTTTATGCTGTCATGGAATGATTTCCTCTTTGCATTGCTACTTACAAGTACCTCTTCAAAAACTGTTCCTGTAGGGATATCAGAATTTTTAACAGCGTATAATCTGGACCTTGGGCCGATGGCTTCAGCGGCAATTGTATTTAGTATGCCGGTTATGTTATTCTCTTTTCTGATCCAGAGATACATCGTAAGTGGCATGACTTTAGGAGCAGTAAAGGGGTAA
- a CDS encoding ISL3 family transposase, producing the protein MRKYQRYTIAYEQYIFTLAHKNTIKNVSNIVGTSEGACQRIYSHYAKESLAACKPGPLRLLGIDDIATRKGHNYDMIIYNQETGKVVAILSGRKKEDVVSYLKSLPEDVRLGIEAVSMDMSKSYCYSVLECLPNAKPVIDRFHISQHLHNCVDDERKHIQNHARKHGEKGEVFKIRWAILKNVEDLSAEEYNNLLMAFSKYEELENLHYLKEEFRIFFDITTKEDALAFLSYYKDLVAEYDIPKLKEFIKTLDNWMPYILNYYDYPISNGTTEGNNHKVKNIKRRAYGYRNRDNWEIRVKYEFECA; encoded by the coding sequence ATCAGAAAATATCAGCGTTATACTATTGCCTATGAGCAATATATCTTTACGCTAGCCCATAAAAACACTATTAAAAATGTCAGTAATATTGTAGGCACTAGTGAAGGCGCATGCCAAAGGATATACAGCCATTATGCAAAAGAATCCCTTGCAGCATGTAAGCCTGGGCCACTTAGACTTTTAGGTATTGATGATATCGCCACTAGAAAAGGCCATAACTATGATATGATCATCTATAATCAGGAAACCGGTAAGGTAGTTGCTATTCTCTCCGGTAGAAAGAAGGAAGATGTAGTATCCTACCTTAAAAGTTTACCGGAAGATGTAAGGCTTGGAATTGAAGCAGTTTCTATGGACATGAGCAAAAGCTACTGCTATTCGGTATTAGAATGCCTGCCCAATGCAAAGCCGGTTATAGATAGATTCCATATATCACAACATCTTCATAACTGTGTAGATGATGAAAGAAAGCATATTCAAAATCATGCACGTAAGCATGGCGAAAAAGGTGAAGTATTTAAAATACGCTGGGCTATATTAAAAAACGTAGAAGACCTTAGCGCTGAGGAATATAACAATCTGCTGATGGCTTTTTCAAAATATGAGGAGTTAGAAAATCTTCATTACCTCAAAGAAGAATTCAGGATCTTCTTTGATATTACAACCAAGGAAGATGCTTTAGCATTCTTATCATATTACAAAGACCTGGTAGCAGAGTATGATATTCCTAAGCTAAAGGAATTCATAAAAACTCTTGATAACTGGATGCCATATATCCTAAATTATTACGACTATCCGATATCTAATGGCACTACAGAAGGCAATAACCATAAGGTTAAAAACATTAAGCGTAGAGCCTATGGATATCGTAACCGTGATAATTGGGAAATTAGAGTAAAATACGAATTTGAATGTGCTTAA
- a CDS encoding alpha-glucosidase/alpha-galactosidase has translation MKYLENRVTDINLAYIGGGSRGWAWRFMSDLALEEQLSGTVRLYDIDFQAAHNNEVIGNKYSELDQAKGKWKYVAVKTLEEALTEADFVIISIVPGTFNEMASDVHLPEKYGIYQSVGDTVGPGGLVRALRTIPMYVEIAENIKRYSPNAWIINYTNPMTLCTRTLYEVFPQIKAFGCCHEVFGTQNLLVAMLEELRGIKGVTREEIKVNVLGINHFTWFDKASYKNMDLIPLYRELVDKYYEEGFMDKNKNWLNKCFSYANRVKFDLFRRYGLIAAAGDRHLAEFMPPWYLKDPETVEKWKFSITPVSWRIQHRENLIEKSNRLVRGEEPVEIKPSGEEGVRQIKALVGLKDIVTNVNLPNVGQMQGIPMGAVVETNAYFSRDNVQPVMAGKLPDDVQNLVIRHVLNQEATLKAALTRDKALAFRTFINDPLVNIDIKDAEELFNQMLQNTREYLPGWNI, from the coding sequence ATGAAATATTTAGAGAATAGGGTTACGGATATCAACCTTGCCTACATTGGCGGAGGTTCCAGAGGATGGGCGTGGAGGTTTATGAGTGACCTTGCATTGGAAGAACAGTTGTCAGGAACAGTTCGGTTATATGACATAGACTTTCAAGCTGCACATAACAATGAGGTCATTGGAAACAAATATTCCGAACTTGATCAGGCGAAAGGAAAGTGGAAGTATGTAGCAGTAAAAACATTGGAAGAAGCCTTAACAGAAGCAGATTTTGTTATCATTTCTATTGTACCGGGAACCTTCAATGAGATGGCGTCCGATGTGCATCTCCCTGAGAAATATGGTATTTATCAATCTGTAGGAGATACTGTAGGGCCGGGTGGATTGGTAAGAGCATTAAGGACCATTCCCATGTATGTTGAAATTGCAGAAAATATCAAAAGATATTCGCCAAATGCGTGGATCATCAACTACACGAATCCAATGACTCTCTGCACAAGAACACTTTATGAGGTGTTTCCTCAAATTAAAGCCTTTGGGTGCTGCCATGAGGTTTTCGGAACTCAGAACTTATTGGTTGCCATGCTTGAAGAATTAAGAGGAATCAAAGGGGTAACAAGAGAGGAAATTAAAGTAAACGTTTTAGGAATCAATCATTTTACATGGTTTGATAAGGCATCATACAAGAACATGGATCTTATACCTTTATATAGGGAACTTGTGGATAAATACTATGAAGAAGGATTTATGGATAAGAATAAGAACTGGTTAAACAAATGCTTTTCCTATGCAAATAGGGTAAAATTTGATTTATTTAGAAGGTATGGCTTGATTGCTGCAGCAGGAGACAGACATCTGGCAGAATTTATGCCACCATGGTATCTAAAAGATCCTGAAACAGTAGAAAAATGGAAATTTAGCATTACTCCGGTAAGCTGGAGAATACAGCACAGAGAAAACCTGATAGAAAAGAGCAACAGGCTGGTACGGGGAGAAGAGCCGGTTGAGATAAAACCATCGGGTGAAGAAGGAGTTCGTCAGATAAAGGCCTTGGTTGGGCTAAAAGACATCGTAACCAATGTCAACTTACCAAATGTGGGTCAAATGCAAGGCATACCTATGGGAGCTGTAGTAGAAACGAACGCATACTTTAGCAGAGATAATGTGCAGCCGGTAATGGCAGGCAAACTTCCTGATGATGTACAAAATTTGGTCATTAGACATGTGTTAAACCAGGAAGCTACTTTAAAAGCTGCTCTAACAAGAGATAAGGCCTTGGCATTTAGAACGTTTATCAATGATCCATTAGTAAATATTGATATAAAAGATGCAGAGGAGTTATTTAACCAAATGCTCCAAAATACAAGAGAATATCTGCCAGGATGGAATATTTGA
- a CDS encoding transposase family protein: MNTNYDIIRKLIGLQGIEVIYSNVNNDIFEVFAISAFDFAVCPHCGRITYTVHDKRYQAYKHLPIWGMDTVIMLEKKRMSAIVTQNIHLMNTLLLSENISVILLPMSNISLR, from the coding sequence ATGAATACCAATTATGATATTATCCGAAAACTAATTGGATTGCAAGGGATAGAGGTAATCTATTCCAATGTAAATAATGATATATTTGAAGTATTTGCAATATCTGCGTTTGATTTTGCCGTGTGTCCCCATTGTGGTCGTATCACGTATACCGTGCATGACAAAAGGTATCAGGCATATAAGCATCTACCTATATGGGGCATGGATACGGTTATCATGCTTGAGAAAAAGCGTATGTCTGCGATTGTAACCCAGAACATCCATTTGATGAATACTTTGCTTTTATCAGAAAATATCAGCGTTATACTATTGCCTATGAGCAATATATCTTTACGCTAG
- a CDS encoding glycoside hydrolase family 32 protein, whose amino-acid sequence MLNSKIKRPSHQELVDKANESVESVKEVVAKDPQRCAYHFMAPAYWINDPNGLIYFRGEYHLFYQHNPYGPLWGAMHWGHAKSKDLVHWEYLPIALAPSEDYDYHERGGCFSGSAVDDNGLFTLIYTGTVLEKDGQVKQVQCVATSTDGITFTKYPGNPVINQPPVDGSSDFRDPKVWKHHDTWYMVVGSCKNGKGKALLYKSLDLRNWDYVGVLAESDGTKGTMWECPDFFPLGDKYVLIVSPMGMDNHKVIYMVGNMDYGTGRFTSDRYEEVDYGFDFYAPQTFLDGQGRRIMIGWMNSWDWMPWFKSFGPTVTNNWCGIMSVPRVLSLDSDGRLIFQPVEELKSLRRQHRQFKDFEIVQDSSNILGDFKGNCLEVIGEFDLNSCNANEFGFKLRCSSDGKEQTYVKYNTKAKELIFVRNKLDASSEEIRRCKVEISNNKTLKLHIFIDRISVEVFVNEGKVVMSSNIYPSPSSQGIDIFSHGGTVKMISLDVWQLKSIWQEDKSCTISLHRESF is encoded by the coding sequence ATGCTTAATAGTAAGATCAAGAGACCTAGTCACCAGGAATTAGTGGATAAAGCAAATGAATCGGTTGAGAGCGTCAAGGAGGTTGTTGCAAAAGACCCTCAACGCTGTGCCTATCATTTTATGGCACCCGCATATTGGATCAATGATCCTAACGGTCTTATCTATTTTAGAGGAGAATACCACTTATTCTATCAGCATAATCCTTATGGACCTCTATGGGGAGCCATGCACTGGGGCCATGCAAAAAGTAAGGATCTTGTTCACTGGGAATACCTTCCTATCGCTTTAGCGCCAAGTGAAGATTATGACTATCATGAAAGAGGCGGTTGTTTTTCAGGAAGTGCAGTTGATGATAACGGCCTCTTTACTTTGATTTATACTGGGACAGTATTGGAAAAGGATGGCCAGGTAAAGCAAGTACAATGTGTTGCTACAAGTACAGATGGTATAACATTTACTAAATATCCTGGTAATCCTGTAATCAATCAACCACCAGTAGACGGATCTTCAGATTTTCGGGATCCAAAGGTATGGAAGCATCATGATACCTGGTACATGGTGGTTGGGTCTTGTAAAAACGGAAAAGGTAAGGCATTATTGTATAAATCGTTAGATTTAAGAAATTGGGATTATGTTGGTGTACTGGCAGAAAGTGATGGAACGAAAGGAACCATGTGGGAATGTCCCGATTTCTTTCCACTAGGAGATAAGTATGTATTGATTGTGTCACCAATGGGAATGGACAATCACAAGGTAATTTATATGGTTGGGAACATGGACTATGGGACTGGTAGATTTACTTCGGACAGATATGAAGAAGTAGACTACGGATTTGATTTTTATGCTCCACAAACATTTTTAGATGGCCAGGGACGGCGAATTATGATTGGGTGGATGAATTCGTGGGATTGGATGCCGTGGTTTAAATCTTTTGGCCCAACTGTAACGAATAACTGGTGTGGAATAATGTCAGTACCACGTGTTCTTTCCCTTGATTCTGATGGACGGTTAATCTTCCAACCGGTAGAAGAATTAAAAAGTTTACGTAGACAACATCGGCAGTTTAAAGACTTTGAAATCGTACAGGACAGCAGCAACATTCTCGGAGATTTTAAGGGAAATTGCCTTGAGGTCATAGGAGAATTTGATCTTAACTCATGTAACGCTAACGAATTCGGCTTTAAGCTAAGATGTTCTTCCGATGGCAAAGAGCAAACGTATGTAAAATACAATACGAAAGCAAAGGAATTAATCTTTGTCAGAAATAAATTAGATGCTAGTAGTGAAGAGATACGCAGGTGTAAGGTAGAGATCAGTAATAATAAAACATTAAAGCTACACATTTTTATTGACCGAATTTCAGTAGAAGTATTTGTGAATGAAGGAAAGGTAGTAATGTCAAGTAATATATATCCGAGTCCTTCTAGCCAGGGAATAGATATATTCAGTCATGGAGGGACTGTTAAGATGATTTCACTGGATGTATGGCAATTAAAATCGATATGGCAGGAGGATAAGTCGTGTACGATATCGTTGCACCGGGAGAGCTTTTAA
- a CDS encoding sensor histidine kinase, whose translation MIKNTHSRFFLKNLILFLIPLLIPLIALGTLATVITQKYVKEEINKNNINLLLQTKENIELILSELDSLNLNFSTNPAINVGLKRILRNDNESLTKNDFDKLSMIKNFVDSPANSRPYIHSIYVYYYNNKNQFLSTTSGITTLNNFYDTSWYTNVENQDKHTLIWTEMRDIKQYDFAKESTKVLTIYRKLYSPGSTASDGVIVLNICAKYIESLLNNLETLPEQSILIVDENNQIIFRNHSANKMKHTNIEQIYRQSEPSFKVNPLIRKKAYTISQIQSERYGWKYLSIVPQNIIYEIPIKLSTFTFIILALSFISGLSITYYLTSRNYKNIQNIISIIDSAENNQPLPALPSRIKDEYSYILHNIVKTFVEHSYLKVQLSERKYKVQAMELLALQSQINPHFLFNTLETINWKVLSLTGHPNDINEMIGNLSDILKYSLESDKKSVTIKEEIKYTQSYINIQKARYKEKFDVIWEYDENLTQHEITKLLLQPLIENSIYHGIRVKEGKSCIKIKIHFVQSFIKISVVDNGLGINRKKLIEIREKLQKEKEYNEHIGLFNTNKRLKLTYGDQYGIKIRSKSGFGTAVYMYIPI comes from the coding sequence ATGATAAAGAATACGCACTCGAGGTTTTTTTTGAAAAATCTAATTTTATTTTTGATACCGCTTCTCATTCCTTTAATTGCGCTTGGAACATTAGCTACTGTCATTACACAAAAATATGTTAAAGAAGAAATAAATAAGAACAATATCAATTTGTTATTGCAAACAAAAGAGAATATTGAGTTAATATTAAGCGAACTAGATTCTCTTAATTTAAATTTTAGCACTAATCCCGCAATTAATGTTGGACTAAAACGAATTCTAAGAAATGATAATGAATCCTTAACGAAGAATGACTTTGATAAACTATCAATGATTAAAAATTTCGTAGATTCGCCAGCTAATTCAAGACCTTATATACATTCCATCTATGTTTATTACTACAACAATAAAAACCAGTTTCTTTCCACAACATCAGGGATAACAACGTTGAACAATTTCTATGATACCTCCTGGTATACAAATGTAGAAAATCAAGATAAACACACATTAATATGGACTGAAATGAGAGATATAAAACAATACGATTTTGCAAAAGAGTCTACGAAGGTATTAACCATTTACAGGAAACTTTATTCACCAGGTTCTACTGCGAGTGACGGTGTTATTGTTTTGAATATCTGCGCGAAATATATTGAAAGTTTGCTAAATAACTTGGAAACTCTCCCTGAGCAAAGCATACTGATTGTAGACGAAAATAATCAAATTATTTTTAGAAATCATTCGGCAAATAAAATGAAGCACACAAATATAGAGCAGATTTACAGACAGTCGGAACCTTCTTTTAAGGTAAATCCACTTATACGCAAAAAGGCATATACCATCTCTCAAATTCAGTCAGAACGGTATGGATGGAAGTACTTATCAATTGTTCCTCAAAATATAATATATGAAATTCCAATTAAGCTAAGCACCTTTACTTTTATTATACTTGCGCTATCATTTATATCAGGATTAAGTATAACATATTATTTAACTAGCAGAAACTATAAAAATATTCAGAACATAATTTCCATTATCGATTCGGCTGAAAACAACCAGCCATTGCCCGCACTGCCCTCCCGAATAAAAGATGAATATAGTTATATCCTGCATAATATTGTAAAAACCTTCGTTGAACATAGCTATTTAAAGGTGCAGTTATCTGAGCGAAAGTATAAGGTCCAGGCTATGGAGTTGTTAGCTTTACAATCCCAGATAAACCCTCATTTTTTGTTTAATACCTTGGAGACCATCAATTGGAAAGTTCTTAGCCTGACAGGCCACCCTAATGATATAAATGAAATGATCGGAAATCTTTCAGATATATTAAAATATTCATTGGAAAGTGACAAAAAAAGTGTAACAATCAAAGAAGAAATAAAATATACACAAAGCTATATCAATATTCAAAAAGCCCGGTATAAAGAAAAATTTGATGTAATTTGGGAATACGATGAAAATTTAACTCAGCATGAAATAACGAAGTTACTGTTGCAACCATTAATTGAAAACAGTATCTATCACGGAATTAGAGTAAAAGAAGGAAAAAGCTGCATCAAAATAAAGATACACTTTGTTCAGTCCTTTATAAAAATATCAGTGGTTGATAACGGACTAGGTATCAACCGTAAGAAGTTAATAGAAATTAGGGAAAAGTTACAGAAAGAAAAAGAATATAACGAGCATATCGGCTTATTCAACACAAACAAAAGATTAAAGCTAACCTATGGAGACCAATATGGAATCAAAATCAGGAGCAAATCTGGTTTTGGTACAGCGGTATATATGTATATACCTATATAA
- a CDS encoding carbohydrate ABC transporter permease codes for MLDITKAKDRNASYPLLLIELEKEGDKLKLKEPTLSILFFIPAAIFLIAFFIYPIVLLVVDSFYQYDINKLNVKEFVGLSNYIKALTSDRFIKTTANTVLYVVLAVGIEFILGIILALLLSTGFRGSNIIRTLLLSPLMLAPLVAGLIWKFMLSDQFGIVNWTLYNIGILSDPHKVLWLSDERYSLISCAIADIWLTTPFMMLVLLAGIQGISKDLYEAAKIDGASRSQTFWFVTLPSLIPVATTAIIIRVIDAARSFDIIWVLTQGGPNFSSEILSTYMYKQLARYGRIGSASAMAVIFMIMLLAVSALFMKKIWNPNKEVN; via the coding sequence GCTACTAATAGAACTAGAAAAAGAAGGTGATAAATTGAAACTAAAAGAGCCAACCCTGTCAATCTTATTCTTTATACCTGCTGCCATATTTTTAATAGCGTTTTTTATATATCCTATTGTACTTCTTGTGGTTGATAGTTTCTACCAATATGACATCAATAAGCTCAACGTAAAAGAATTTGTAGGATTATCAAATTATATTAAAGCATTGACTTCAGATCGATTTATTAAAACTACAGCAAATACAGTACTATATGTTGTACTAGCTGTAGGAATAGAATTTATTTTGGGAATAATTCTTGCTCTTTTATTAAGCACAGGTTTTCGAGGAAGCAATATAATAAGGACATTATTGCTAAGCCCGCTTATGCTTGCGCCATTGGTAGCTGGGCTGATTTGGAAGTTTATGCTTAGTGACCAATTTGGTATTGTAAACTGGACACTTTATAATATTGGTATTCTTTCTGACCCACATAAAGTTTTATGGCTATCAGATGAGCGGTATTCATTAATATCGTGTGCAATTGCAGATATATGGCTTACTACACCTTTTATGATGTTGGTGCTGCTTGCTGGAATTCAAGGGATTTCTAAGGATTTATATGAAGCAGCTAAAATTGATGGTGCCAGCAGGAGCCAAACTTTTTGGTTTGTTACCCTCCCATCTTTAATACCGGTTGCAACTACGGCAATTATAATACGTGTTATTGATGCTGCTCGTTCATTTGATATTATTTGGGTATTGACGCAAGGGGGACCAAATTTTTCGTCAGAGATTCTAAGTACTTATATGTATAAGCAATTGGCGCGCTATGGCAGAATAGGTTCTGCAAGTGCAATGGCTGTTATTTTTATGATAATGTTGTTAGCTGTAAGTGCTTTATTCATGAAAAAAATATGGAATCCAAATAAGGAAGTAAATTAG